GCTATGATCAAACCATCGAgttattttgattaaaaaaaaaaaaaaaaaaactatacaaaatgagttcatctcattcaaATATCCTAcaactaattcaaattaaaccatccaagtaATGGGTGTCAATTTAGTTGTATGATAAACCAAAAGTTACTCTTATTTATCTGAATATAAGATTGATTtgccaacaatttggatggtctagattgtgaTGCGAACATCAGACCATTCAAAGTATGTCAACGCAGGAGGCGTGCGTTACctgtgtcaatgtggttagatgacgggtaagggtcgggtctctagaggttgGAGACCTTACACATGTATTCGTGGCGTGTGTAAGTTGCTTGGAGGAGATATTTAGACCGTTGGATTGTGAGAATAATGtgatcagaccgttggatcgTTGCGACCCACCTTCATTGCGCGATCATCGGGGCCCTATCGAGCATCTtggatttgagtttattttatatacatcttatttatttgagttttgagaCAGTGCGCGCACAATTTTTtgtgcatttttttttgaaactttttttagtaggggtatgTTGGTCATTTAATGTAATTCTAAATTTATAAGGATGTTTTGCCCTAAACCTCAGAGGTaatgttatgttatgtttatgaaaagaGAGCTTTTGCTTCTTCAAGGCTGAACGATTCTATCTTCGACTTCCAATGATTAGAAGAGGGCATGAAGCCCAGGGAAGTCATTTACcatcttttccttctctctcattctttcttttctcaaggtattctcttctttaaacctttttttcttcattttcttctaaattctctAGATTTAGAAGCcgattcattttctttttaatccaaatcattagATCTTGGAAGATCTTGATCCCCACATATACataattttgatcttcttcaaATCTCATCACCCAATGCCCTAGATTTGAACTATAATCAaagaaccatccatttttttgaattttccaaatttcccaatccaaaaaattcatatttcttggaTTATAAATTCCACTTGGATCGTCGAATGGACCCATTGTGAGACGAAAGTTCCATCTTTCGTCAGATCtgactaaattcagattttaaggttCAATACAATATGTTTTTGATAGAGGGCCGTGATTATTGTTGAATTTTCCTTAGTTCCTTCTTGTTTCGTGATAATGCTAAATTTTTATTGTTAATGCTTGCATAAATTTGCCCATTTTAAATTACACATTCATTTAGGGTTAGATTAGGTTGTCCTACACCAAATTGTCATACAACTACGCTGTGCATACAATCGAAGAGTCACCATATGGTGCTAAATTAACATGGTAGTTTATTCTACAATCTGAAAAAAAGAcaaactttgatactcttgcaAAGCGTGATGGATTTTCtgtaggcacttagaaattgcacatgtgACATACACAATCAAATTAAACTGTACAAATTATAGTAACCAGTGTAGATGTTTTGTCAACCAataattaagcttatttgataaTTTGACTATTGGCCTAGTGACATTTATTGCATGGTTAACAGTGAAAAGTATCCAACAGtcttatttccacaaacaagtgtctaaGAATCAGATTATGattcttcaaccaatctgatctttgGACTGTGTTTTGGTGGTGGTGTGCTGCACAATCCAatcggttttatttgagttaatgtattgatgcaggacatgaaatttaaatatgatatgcaagatctcaggctttagatcatactaattcaaaacaatccatattaatttcacatcctacacaaaagctcaaacattcaagtaaaggggaatctgcacgggtccaggcctacacaggctaggactggatcaataaaattatggaccaaacaatgctcaaagggaagtagaaatcaaccacacttgcatgacaatcaatccctaatccaagaaaTTCTCTAATTTCAAATCAAGAAACtctagggtgagaaaagggacataaattaaggataatgcaattaagattagggtttatcaAAAACTGGTATGAGaaggtaaaataagaagaaaacctgaactAGAAGACAGTTTCCGCGTGTGgatagcaacaatggcccagacgcacgtgcgtgtgatcacggCACACGTGTGTAGGgcctactattcagaaaaaggccaccttggccctggtcggccagggattgactccaaaactcccaaatctcagctcgatccgatgcacggtttgtgcgtagtgctccgccgaagtttcagccctcctacaggaccagattctggaaatctgctgtagagagaaaaacggctgcaactATTGATGGATTTGTAAATGAAATGCTTGTAGgaaaagagaaatatggatggaagaaggtggggacgaatcgggatagatgtggcttcgcaccacggtagttagcccttcgaagaagggagggcttcgcacccaattaggttttcataactcggaaaggagcaggaaaacacagcaatttttattaatattcattgaattaaaaaaactgcaaggggtgcctatttataagaaaaccctataccccaaaacttgcgtcatgtgcgcaacctattacttagcgataaagtaaactaaaataaaaattaaacaaaaaaatttaaagcgttcatgatattctgaataataacaataagtaaaacctaaaatatgaaatcaatctgactagtgggctacgatcatgagatctcatggtgggtttttcttgattgtcgggcccactcttttaaatcaaaacttcgtctcctaactaggaagccctccctggacgtcatcatcgatccagatcaacggtggggtcctccttctggcgtacgagCGTGTAGGGGGCGgcatgcgtgtgcgtgtgcgcgtgatgtccccatcatgtaTGCCATGTTTACAATTTATAAGTGCCTGCAGATAAAGTGTCATGGGCAGCCTGAGTACATGTAACTCATGAGAAGAACTTTGACACTCTTGACATgtgcgatggatgatacacaaccattttagaaattactttaaaTCTGCAGACGTGGCATAAATGTAATTCAAATCAAATTGTCCATATTATCCTTTGCAGCTTAGATGGTCATCATAACCTAAAAAATTAGGCGTATTTCATCATTTGATAATCAAagtagtggacatttattggacggttaagaatgaaaatatccaatggttctgTATCAACAAACTAGCGTCCATGAATCAGACATTAGGGTTGTTCAAACATTCTGATTTTGGGATTGGGACTTAGTGGCACTGGGTTCCACAAGTTAATTGGTTTAATTTTAGTTATTATATATGCCATGTGTTCAATTTCTGAGTTCCAGTGTGTATCAAGAATCATAATGCCTGAGTATCGTATAACTCCCCTTTCTAATGAAAACACATGGCAAGAGCCTTTTCAGGCTCTTTTAATTGAAATGAAATAGAGAGAGGGATGTTAACagctgcttcttcttttttcattttcttttttttctttttttcctttctctttttttctttgtgtgtgtgcgtgtgcgtgtgcgtgtaatggccgttacagccattAAAATTTTCTGCAATGGTCATTACAGGCCTCCATTGCCATTAAACGTAactgttttggaataccttggttAATTCTCTACACAACCCTTTCTCCGAAAGTTTTTCTTTGTTCCTTCTATCTTCTCTACCATGTGATTGACTATAGGAACAAAGTGAAGATGTTGCTGTGAAAAAAAGAATTGTGATTCAAATGGCTTACTAGCTTCCATATTCCATTGCAGTCGGTGCATGAAGGTCGTATCTATCAGTTGAAGCTCTTCTGTGACAAGGATTATCCAGAGAAGCCTCCAAGCGTTCGTTTCCATTCACGGATCAATATGACGTGTGTGAACCATGAGACCGGAGCGGTAACAATCTAATCCCTGAATCTTCTAAATGACGGTTATATATGCGTAATTGTTAACTGGTGGTTGTGCCTATTCAGTAATGACGATATGGGCATGATATCATGAACATGGCCATGATGATATTGGTGATGCCAAAGCCATTACTATTTGTAGGTGTAGGATTTCTATTGCTACTCTTAAAATATGCCAATTTGTCATGTGTGCACCATATCCAAGCTGTTTatcaggtggccccaccatgtATGTTCTGTGGCCCAAAAAGGTGGCCTCTTTGATGGACCACTGTCTGCAAATCAAAGAGATTGGATTAGAAGATTGGTGGATCCTTTCTGTTCAATGCTGATCGTTGCCAATATTCTTTTCTATTGTCAAgttgttggttgctggacaattaAGAACTTCCAGCTGGTAAGTTTTTTTCTACTGTGGGCTGTGGCTGATTCAAGGCTggacccaccagatcaacagaCTGGATTTTAGACCATTGTGCCACATCAAATTTGAGTGAAGAACACCAACGAACTGGGTGTGTTGGGCTCAAGGTTGGGGTCTCCCTGTGACAATGAGCTGCTACTTATGCTACTGATATCACTATGCAGATTGTACTATACTTAATATAGGGTATGATCCTCGACCTAAAGATATGCATAGAAGTGTCTGGTTTTCAATTTGgaaaggtgggcccactgtagATTGACGAAAGCGCTTGCTTGCCTGATGGGCCCTGCTGTTGATGGACCATACCTGAAAATATCCCCAATGGAACAATCCAAACCCGACAATTAGTGACCTACAAATAGGTGATTAAGAATAGAATACAGCTGTAGTCCACATTGAATTGAAAAAGACCAAAGTTTCAATGGCTATGATCTTCCAGTCTGAGAGATGAAGAGGGCCATTCCATCTACAGTACGGCTTCCAGATCAACAATCTGAATCACCATGCCATGTGCCCGACTAGTACAAAACTGAAAGCTTGGGGATACAGTGCATGAACTAGGTTGGGGATCTTACAATCCTCTCTTTAATGACATatctatataaaataaaaaataaaaaaatatgagtaggctagaaagaaaagaaaatcaaatggacagttaaaaataaataaattgtttcACTGTTCTAAATCAACAggcaaaaggaaatagaaatataTTAAAAATCTGAAACTATTGTTTGCTGACTCTTGGGTTGACCCAACCTATGTGCCCAATGCATGTTGGAAGTTGGCAAAAATGTCCAAGCTACTGGGCTTTTCTCTCTGCCAACTGTTGTATATGCCCTTGTCATATCGCACGAATTATAACACCAGCGGATCTTGTTGGGGTATTTTGATCAATTGAAATTTTCTTGTGGAGCCATCTGCCATTTACCAAGAGCCATGGTAGTTTCTGATCATTCAATGACTGAGGTTGTTGGACTCTGATCTGACCCGTATTCTTGAGGCTTGTCTGATACAGGTAGAATCGAAGAAGTTTGGCATGCTGGCAAATTGGCAACGCAAATACACCATGGAAGACGTATTGACACAACTGAAGAAGGAAATGGCAGCACCCCACAATCGGAAGTTGGTCCAACCACCTGAAGGTACCTACTTCTAGTCTTAGTAGGTGACAGTGGAAGCTAACTTGCACCATACATAAACATGAATGAAATATATTGTGGTAACGACTGCATTAGTCTGATGAAactataagtgggccccacaagggcaCCTTACAAGCTTCATTGATCTCACTTTCCATGCCAAACTGTGTTGAAAGATGCTGTGCTTTGTTGAATTACTGTTTCTTGTGtggcatattaaaaaaaaaaaaaaaaagaaaaaaagaacaaaactATATATCTAGAAAGAAGGGTTTGTTCTTCCTTTTTCAGCCTTTCATTCTGCTCCAAGGTTGAAAGTAAACCGACAATGATTTCAGGTGGAAAAAAGAAATCTAGTTAATGTGATTTTGTGGTTGGCCCCAATTGATTTGGGAGGGTGGTCCTAACCCACAAGTCTTGGTTTGGAGCATCCAAATACACCCTAAAGACCATTCCTGAATGGACTGGCTCTCCTATACTGCAAGTCATTGGTTCATATGGCGGACGTCTTGTGTTGCTAAAATGAGAGAACATCTTATTTTGGTGAAGTTTTTGTGAAGGAATTTCTAGATATTATCATAATGGTGTTGGGAAATTTCTGGATATTGTTTGTCATAGGTGATATTTTgaaagagaactgatcacctacagcctGCCTGTGGCAAGAGCCATGCAATGCATTTTCAACCACAAAAAATCACTGTGGGTGGGAGTAAagaagttttttgttttttgttttttgttttttgttttttgttttttttcattaCTGAAAATGCACTTTATGGCTCTTGGCCGGCTACTGCGCAAGTATGCAAGTATGTGACTATTCGCTCTCTAGCCGGCATGTATCAGTTGATGGCATCATAGAAAGAACATGGCATGACGATTTGCTGAGTGTGGATGGATGACTTTATAGggatgaaatccaccctgtccatcaggtaTGCCACCCTATGTTAGGACTTGTCATGGAcgtcacattgatccaaaattcaggtgggcctcactataggaaacagtttaAATTTTGCAATTTGCTTAATACTTTCaagttcatgtggtatggtccacctgagtttcagaataGCATGACTTTTTCATCTTGGTGAGAAGAGTCTCATCTGAATGGGGTCCATCCAATAGCAGCTcctttatggtgtggcctaccttagtTTTTGACTGACCAAAATTCTGGTTTCTATGGTGAACATGATGcagcacacctgatggacggtgtggatctcattcaCATTCAGCCCACAGGGGTGTTTCATTGTAGGCACACCCTGCCATGACTTTCACGGTTCTTTATTTCTTTGGTACCATATCTTGATGAAATTCTTAAATGTTGAGGATTTTCCTTTTCTATGACCAtctgattttctaagggtgtgtttggatgccaccCATTTTACATTTCTCATTAAATCTGCAGCCAATATGCATTTTTCCAGAAAGGCGCCCCCTCCCTGAACCATTAATCAaacatttttcattaaatctgtagCTGGCATGCATTTATCAGTAAAAGACATTCCTTCCTTTAACATTATTACGCAACTCATTTgtcacaaaaaaaatataaataataaataatttaaaaaaaaaaaaaatgcacccaATGAAATTTTAGGACAGTTGGATATGTGTGTGGGCCACAATCTTAGGTTTGTGATTGTTGGTATGATTACAAACACCTATAAGGAGGAAAGATGAATTAAATTGAATTTTCagtggcacccaaacatgccCTAGACATTTGGCTGGTACAATGACAGTATGGGCCTTCATTTATGGTGACACATGCTAGGTGTGGTAAACCAATTGAACCTATAtcggataaatgcatgcatcacgtGTGTGAAAGGTAGGATAAGGAACCCTTGCGTCTCTCTTGgcgcctttttttctttttcttttttaataccgAGGTGTGGGTAAGGACCTCTCTTGGCGCTTGAAGTGTAAGTTACTTTACATAGGCTACTTATGACTCAAGTATAACTTAtctttggtttctacttattcagcgGATAAGTACGTTGGGTAAACTACTACTTATCagccaaaagaagaaaaatatgttTGGTTTTCAACGTTATATAAGTAACTTGGTTGTGGCCATTCCATCATACAGGCCTTCCTAGGTAAATCGACCAAAATCTCCCCCTGGGCTACTTGCATCTTGCATGTCCCATAGTGGGACTCACCCCAATGGCCATTTTGCATTTTACGGACTCCACCTCATGGGCCCACCCACTTTAGTGTGGGGATGCATCTGCATCATCCAGCCACATCGATAAGGAGACCTGAACAATAgtctctcgctctgataccacttgatgcAAGGAGCACCGGCCAACGCATCAAAAGCTCCAAAGTTGTTGAGGAAGCATCGGAATATGCAAACAGACTAACATCTCCCCATGGGCTACCCTGCATCTCACAAGTCTTGTACTGGGATGCATCCCGTGGCCATTCTACGTCTCAAAGACCCCACCCCGTGGGCCATCCCACCTCAATGTGGAAATGCACCTACATCAAATATCCACCAACCCTCACCTAAATGTGGAAATGCACCTACATCAAATATCCACCAACCCTCAtctagagcccacctttgatatggattgtcTATTGcatgagccccaccttcaatgtgggctgtccatcatgcagctagctttggatgtgggccattcatcattaagggcctacctttgatgtttaCTATCCAATACATGGCCTCTCCTTGATGTAGGTCGTCTATAATGtggagtccacctttgatgtggactgcccatcatgtggggcctcctttgatatggaccatcaatCACATGGAGACAGAGAGGCAAAAGgttgaaaaggagagagagagagagagagagagagagagagagactggtgCAATACATGAGATACTTTATGCTAACTAGCCTAGCCGGGTATGACAATGGACGTTGAGAGAGGGGAGAGATATCAGAGGGTAAGTGCGGTTACACGGAGATGGTGCAATACACCATTGATGTCACAATTCCCGATGCTTCTTGTGTTGTCATCTACTTGATTTCCTGGTATTCCTTGTGTTGTTACCCCGCCTTCTccggctgggaacgggcaggagctttcagtggccaccgtgatgtatgggttttatccaccccgtccatccatttttacatatcattttatgataaagAACAAAATTTTAGATAGATCACggtggacggatggtgtggataagatccatacatcacgatggccactcaaagctactgcctgttcccagctggagacgcctcgcttctttttttttttctttcttttttatggtAAAAATTTGAAAGGAGAGTTGTTTGCAATTCTGGCTACACGTATGTCGTTCACTATCCAGGCACTTTGAAATGATAGTCTAGAAGTCAGAacggttgagcaatcctaacctttcatttgtgaCTCTTGTTTTTTGAAATTAGACCATTAAATGTACAAAGATATATTTATTTGGCCCATGACACATCTAAACTAATGCccataatttggattgttagatTGAATTACTTGTGTGTGATGTACACAATTTCTAAGCAATTTCCACCGGACTttcatatcatccatcacgcccccaaccagagtatcaaattattttgtaaaattttaagGGCATTTTTGGGTGCAACGTACAGAAATAGGGGCAGCctcaaaagaatgaaaaaaaaaaaaaaaaaagttccttaGGGACGACCTTAATGTCTGTGGGACACCCAACATTAAAACCTTTCCGCGGGCAATGAAAGTTTTGCACAAGACTTTTttaatttcccttcatccggtTGCAACTCGCCCTGTGAATGGATGGcgtccattgaaaccttctttcaGGCCATGAAACTTCTGCATAcagctataatatatgttttcaCTTGATCCTAGGTGGCCAACCCAGTTTTTTATCTTActcatttctttttcattttttccccTTACATTGGCTCCTCAAAATTAGCCTGGGGCTAGCTATATGTAAAGTAATGAAGGTGGTAGCTGGTTACTCTCATGAAAAGATGTAAATAACAAAAATGCCCCAATTAAAAATGCTGATACATCTTATTTCCTTTTAAAGTTCAGGTTTCTTGGTGCCTGAGAAATTCAACGCCCTTGCATTTAATTTTCCAAAGGAAACCTGAATAGGGTAAATGTTTTTCGGATATTACTAAATTTGGGAATAGATTCAGTAAAAGTCAGGGCCTCACCCGACACAGTAAGACCTAgacatggtgagatttgattgggacAGTCCAGCCTTGTTTGATGCCAGTCAGGCACATACTCAACTGAACAACTTTCAAACTGTCTTTGAAAGCTTTATCTCACATCTGACAACAGCATATGTTCCAATCAAATATCGCCACATCGGGGCCTTactgtgttgggtgaggcccTGGCCTCACATCTAATCAGTTCCCGTTGGGTTGATACTAGGAGTtcctcagaaaaaaaaaaaactaatatcggTTTGGTTAATGGTAGGGAAATCTTGGGAAACATTTAAATTTTGTTTTCATGACATCTATATACGAGTGGCAAGCATGTGTGGGAAATCTAATCCATTGATCAAGGCCACATGATGCATGGACAAGCTAAAATTTTGGATTACACAACTGTTAACTGGTGATAAATGACTAAAAAAGTGGTCTCTTCTAATTTATCATATTAAAAAGTGTTTGATCAttcatctaggccattcatcatacATCTCACTTTTGATTGCCCTGTCTCTCTCTAAAAGCACTTCGCCCATATCATTCTAAACCATTCAATAAATGTCAAATGGTTCATGTTGAGAATGTGCATTCATTGATTTAGACTGTCGATCGTAGGTCACCTTTGATTGCACATGCCTCTTAAAGGTGGCTTGAATTAAATGATCACAACCAACCTATAGGTTATGAAAATAAACGGTCCACTTTGATTATGCTAAAGGCTAGATAATTGatttggactatccatcatgtgtgggCA
This region of Magnolia sinica isolate HGM2019 chromosome 1, MsV1, whole genome shotgun sequence genomic DNA includes:
- the LOC131252191 gene encoding ubiquitin-conjugating enzyme E2 variant 1C-like, which codes for MAIGSGGSSIVVPRNFRLLEELERGEKGIGDGTVSYGMDDGDDIYMRSWTGTIIGPHNSVHEGRIYQLKLFCDKDYPEKPPSVRFHSRINMTCVNHETGAVESKKFGMLANWQRKYTMEDVLTQLKKEMAAPHNRKLVQPPEGTYF